Part of the Bacillus cereus group sp. RP43 genome is shown below.
TGAAAGTCTGATAGCATAACAACTCCGTTTATCGTTTTCTTTCCTATCTTTTTATTATGAGGAGCTACCGTTACTACTTTTAAACCGAGTGCTTCAAGCCCTTCCGCTACTGAAGGCATAATTAATGCGGTATTTTGCTCGTTCGCAAATGGTAATGAGCCGCGAATTGGCGTAATCGTTCTTTCTGCGGAAAATTCTTTTAAAGCAAGCGCCGCGTATTCAATGACTTCATTCATATTTACTAAGTTTCTTTGTTCGTTCGCGTTTATGACTAACATATCTTTCCACCTCCTCCTTTTATCCTAACAGAAACCCCCGATTCAACACATCCCTCGGATCTACAACAAACTGATGAAATCCTGTAATAAACGCCTGCCCCGTCACTTTCGGAATGATTGCTTCATATTTATCTACCTCTGTTACAGATAATACTTCTCCCTCAAATTGACCATCAGTAATGCATTCGTGGATAAAAGTTGCTCTCTTTTGTAAGGCACCTTTTTCAAAAAGAGTTGCGAGTCTTGCGGAAGTTCCTGTGCCGCAAGGAGAACGGTCTACTTGCCCGTCAGCGAAGATCGTTACATTTCGTAAAGTGGCGTCTTTTCCTTTCGGTTCATCTGAGAAAATAACACCGTATATTCCTTTTAAATCTTCTTCAAGTGGATGTTTTACTTCCATTTGGCTCTCAATGTAGTGCTTAATTTTACCGCCCCACGTTTGAATTGCTGGTAAGTCTTTAAAATCGACTTTCAAACCAAATTCTTTACAGTCTACAACAGCGTAGAATGCTCCGCCAAACGCAATATCTACTTGGAATTCATAGTCATCTATTTTTATAGGAACGTCTTTCTTGTATACAAACGAAGGAACGTTTTCAAATGATACTGACTCTACTTCGCTCCCGTCAAACTTTGCGTACGCAACAACTTCCCCTGCAGGGCTATCAATAATGAATTTTTGTTTTTCACCTGTCACTTCAAACATACCGGTTTCAATTCCTACTGTAATAACAGCGATAATTCCGTGACCACACATCGTACTCCAGCCTTCATTGTGCAAAAATAGTACGCCAAAATCAGCGTGAGCACTTGCGGGCGGTGTAATGATACAACCGTACATTCCGTGATGTCCTCTCGGTTCATACATAAGAACCTCGCGAAGATGATCCAAATGTTCCATGCAGTATGCGCGTCTTTCTAGTTGCGTTTCCCCCTTTATTTCTGGTACTCCGCCTGTAATGATCCGAAGTGGTTCCCCAGCTACATGAGCATCAATTGTTGTGTATACTTTACTAATCTTCATTTCTATCTCTCCCCTATATGTTGATACTATTTTCATTGCAAGTATCATGCCAACGCATAGAGTATAAATCTGTATACATTTTTTGAAAAATACACACTACTGTCTACTTTTTTATACAGTAGGTGATTATTCACCCCAAAACAAAAAAATCCCCCGAAAACTCAGGGGGGATTTAAGCCATAGCTTTACGGGATTTGAGTTAAAAATCGAATTTATTCTTCACTCTCCAAGCTTTCCCACTCACTCAAATACATGACGTCTTGTTTTACTTTTTTCTTTTCAGGAAGTAAACATAGAAATTCTAAAGAATTGCCGTCAGGATCGTAAAAATAAAGATTTGCACTAGGTGTCCAAGTTTGAACCATAGGCTCGGAAGGTTCAAGACCGAAAGCAGCCCTTGGGTTTATTCCTTTATTAAGAAGCCATTCTCTTGCATGAATGATTTCTTCATAGTTAACCTTGAATGCAAAGTGACTTGTATGGAATGCTTCTTCCGATACTTCCCAAATGCCCAGCATTTGTTCCTTCTTATTTTCTTTATCAAACCAAAAAAATGCTACACGGCGTTCTTCAATAGTGCGAGCATGAAATAATCCAAGTTTAGTATAAAACTCTTTTGCCACTTCTAAATTTTTTGTTTTAACATGTGTTTCATATAAAGTACCTGGAAACAAAGCGTATCCCTCCTTTATATTTTTAGAAATTCTTACTATAAATACTATTTTAATAAACTAGAAATAGAAGTGATGTCGTATTTTCTTTAAATATTTTTCAATTTCATAGTCCTAATGCTGAAGAAAAACTACCACTGATTAAAGCTTCACTTTGTGAGAAGGGATTCTTCAAATTCATGATTTACGGTAATATTACGCTTCAAAATGAGGCGGACTTATGACTCAAATCACTCTGGGGAACCATCAAACCCTAACCGCCACCACATCCGGCACTTGCTTAGCAATCTCCTCACCAATCTTTATACTAGCCGTTGCCGCCGGAGACGGTGCGTTGCAAATATGTAGAGAATTGATGCCTGGAATAATGCAGAAGTCATCAACCATATTTCCATTCGATAATATAGCCTGTGCCCTTACTCCTGCATGGGTTGGCACGATATCTTTCTCTGTAAGTTCTGGCATTAGGCGCTGTAAGCTTTTTAAAAATGATTGTTTACTGAATGAGCGCACCATTTCTTTTATGCCTTCTTTCATATTTGGCATCGCCATTTTCCAAAAGCCTGTGTATGTCATTGTTTCCATAAAGTCTTTAATATCAAAGTCTGTTTTCATATAGCCTTCTCGCTTAAAGCTTAATACTGCGTTTGGTCCTGCATGTACGTCCCCGTTTATCATTCTTGTGAAATGAACACCTAAAAACGGGAATTCTGGATTTGGAACTGGATAGATTAAATGTTTTACAAGATGGCGTTTTTCTGGGACAAGTTCGTAATATTCACCACGAAACGGAACAATTTTCATATCCGTTAATATGCCTGTCTTTTTCGCAATGCGATCACTATGTAAGCCGGCGCAGTTAATGAGAAATTTCGTTTTAAATGTGCCTTTGTTTGTCTCAATTGTTACAGCGTCTTTCTTCTCAGTAATACGCTCCGCCGCTGTTCCTAAATGTACTTCTCCCCCGCTTTCCTGAATTAAGCGCGCAAATGCATAACTTACTCCTTTATAATCAGCAATCCCGCAAGAAGGAACACGGATTGCCCCAAGTCCTTTTACATGCGGTTCAATTTCAGCTAATTCTTCCTTATCTATTTTTAGAATATGTAAATCATTTTGTAAGCCTCTCTCATATAAGTTATGTAAAAGAGGAAGTTCGTCCTTTTCTGTAGCGACAATTACTTTTCCGCACATGTCATAAGCGATATCATTTTCTTTACAAAATTGAACCATAGCCGCGTTTCCTTCTTTGGCGAACTTCGCTTTATAACTCCCTGGTTTATAGTAAATTCCAGAATGAATTACACCGCTATTATGTCCAGTTTGATGATGTGCAAGTTCCTTTTCTTTTTCAATGATCGCGATTTTCGCACGAGGGAATTTTTTCGTTAAAGCCATTCCAGTTGAAAGTCCAACAATTCCTCCGCCAATAATTATAAAATCATACATCCTACTTCCCCCTTAATATGATGAAAGGCAGGCCTTTTTTAAGACCCGCCGTACAAACTTATTTAGAAAAACAACCACGTTGACGCATTAGTTCTCTATATAAATCTTTGTTTTTTTCAAATGCAGCTCTTCCGTGCATCCAAAATAAGTTGTTTAAAAGAACTAAGTCACCAATTGGTAATTTCAATGCATGTGTTGCTGGTGAATTTTCAACAGAATATGATAAGTCTTTCAAATAATTTGCTTGTTCAATATTATCTGGATAAGCGAACTGATCAATAAAGCAAATACACGGTGCGTTATTTACGTCAAAAAATGTTTCACGATAGACGATTTCTTGCGAATTTTTACTTGGTGGTGCTTTATACGTAATTTTAACAGATGCGAGTGAATGCTCTCTAAATTTATGAAGATCTTCCCAATCGTCTAAATGTAGTAAACGAGATTCTCCGCCTACTGCATTTTGCTCTTCAATTTTCATCATAAGAAGCCAATCTGTCGGCTCATCAACGAATGTACCGTCTGTATGCAGTGTAAACAATCGGTACGCTTGACGAAGGTAAGAATCACTACTATCTGTATCTTTCACATTAAATCTAGCATAATACGTTCCTGTCATTGCATCAAAGTTTGGCTCCCCGATTAAATGTGTTAACGCTGTTGCAAATTTCACGTAATCTGCTGGATCTGACGTTTCACCTTGTACCCCAATTGTAAACCCGCCCGTTTCACGGTCATGAACAATGCCGCGAATGTTATCCATAAATGATTGCCCAAAAATCTTTCTCATTCCATCAGCAAGATTAAACCGAGAATAAGGAATGTATTGTAATGACTGCTCTGAATGCTCTTTTACCTCTTCAAAAAACTGCTTAAGCAATTGCTGATTTAACACAATATGATATAAACGCTTATGCTCTGGATGAGGAACAATTTCATACCCCTCATATTTCTTTGCAAATTTCATCTTCGCATTTTGTTCTGTAATAATCGACATTTCAATTCCTCCCTAATTTAAATATGAAG
Proteins encoded:
- the glaH gene encoding glutarate dioxygenase GlaH gives rise to the protein MSIITEQNAKMKFAKKYEGYEIVPHPEHKRLYHIVLNQQLLKQFFEEVKEHSEQSLQYIPYSRFNLADGMRKIFGQSFMDNIRGIVHDRETGGFTIGVQGETSDPADYVKFATALTHLIGEPNFDAMTGTYYARFNVKDTDSSDSYLRQAYRLFTLHTDGTFVDEPTDWLLMMKIEEQNAVGGESRLLHLDDWEDLHKFREHSLASVKITYKAPPSKNSQEIVYRETFFDVNNAPCICFIDQFAYPDNIEQANYLKDLSYSVENSPATHALKLPIGDLVLLNNLFWMHGRAAFEKNKDLYRELMRQRGCFSK
- a CDS encoding proline racemase family protein, producing MILAMKIVSTYRGEIEMKISKVYTTIDAHVAGEPLRIITGGVPEIKGETQLERRAYCMEHLDHLREVLMYEPRGHHGMYGCIITPPASAHADFGVLFLHNEGWSTMCGHGIIAVITVGIETGMFEVTGEKQKFIIDSPAGEVVAYAKFDGSEVESVSFENVPSFVYKKDVPIKIDDYEFQVDIAFGGAFYAVVDCKEFGLKVDFKDLPAIQTWGGKIKHYIESQMEVKHPLEEDLKGIYGVIFSDEPKGKDATLRNVTIFADGQVDRSPCGTGTSARLATLFEKGALQKRATFIHECITDGQFEGEVLSVTEVDKYEAIIPKVTGQAFITGFHQFVVDPRDVLNRGFLLG
- the lhgO gene encoding L-2-hydroxyglutarate oxidase, whose product is MYDFIIIGGGIVGLSTGMALTKKFPRAKIAIIEKEKELAHHQTGHNSGVIHSGIYYKPGSYKAKFAKEGNAAMVQFCKENDIAYDMCGKVIVATEKDELPLLHNLYERGLQNDLHILKIDKEELAEIEPHVKGLGAIRVPSCGIADYKGVSYAFARLIQESGGEVHLGTAAERITEKKDAVTIETNKGTFKTKFLINCAGLHSDRIAKKTGILTDMKIVPFRGEYYELVPEKRHLVKHLIYPVPNPEFPFLGVHFTRMINGDVHAGPNAVLSFKREGYMKTDFDIKDFMETMTYTGFWKMAMPNMKEGIKEMVRSFSKQSFLKSLQRLMPELTEKDIVPTHAGVRAQAILSNGNMVDDFCIIPGINSLHICNAPSPAATASIKIGEEIAKQVPDVVAVRV
- a CDS encoding VOC family protein — its product is MFPGTLYETHVKTKNLEVAKEFYTKLGLFHARTIEERRVAFFWFDKENKKEQMLGIWEVSEEAFHTSHFAFKVNYEEIIHAREWLLNKGINPRAAFGLEPSEPMVQTWTPSANLYFYDPDGNSLEFLCLLPEKKKVKQDVMYLSEWESLESEE